GCAGCAGAGCCCGGAGGACGCGATGGCGCAGGCGCAGCGGGAGGCCGAGCGGGCGCTCAAGCGGGTGGGTGGGAGGTAGTGCCGTGACGGTGAGCGCGCGCGAGGCGCGGGCGGGGTGGTTGTTCCTCTCGCCCTGGGTGGTCGGGTTCCTGGCGTTCACCGCCGGGCCGATGCTGTTCAGCCTGTGGCTGTCCCTGACGCACTACGACATGCTCAAACCGCCGACGGTGGTCGGCCTGGAGAACTACCGCGAGGCGTTGAGCGACGAACGGGTCGGCACGGCGCTGTACAACACGGTCTTCTACACCGCGCTGCACGTGCCGTCGCAGATCGTGCTGGCGCTGGGCCTGGCGAGCCTGCTGCGCCGGGCGGGGCGCGCGGGCGGGTTCTTCCGCACCCTGCTGTACCTGCCGGTGATGACGCCGCCGGTCGCGCTGGCCGCGATGTTCCTGCTGCTGCTCAACGGGCAGAACGGCGCGGTGAACGAATTCCTCGGCTGGTTCGGCTTCCAGGGCCCGAACTGGACCACCGACCCGGTGTGGATCAAGCCGGGGCTGGTGGTGATGAGCCTGTGGACGGTCGGCAGCACCGCCGTGCTGTACCTGGCGGCGCTGACCCGCGTGCCCCTGGAGCGGTACGAGGCGGCGCAGCTGGACGGCGCGAGCCCGTGGCGGCAGTTCTGGCACGTGACGCTGCCGGGCATCAGCGGGACGGTGTACTTCACCGTCGTGGTGAACACGATCGCGTCGCTCCAGGTGTTCACCGAGGCGTACGCGATGTTCTTCGGCGCGCGGGCCAAGGCGTCGGCCGAGGGCGACGCGGCGCTGTTCTACGTGATCCACCTGTTCCAGGAGGCGTTCGGGTCGCTGCGGATGGGTTACGCGTCGGCGTTGGCGTGGTTGCTGTTCGCGGTGATCGCCGTGATCACCGTCGTGCAGGTGCGGCTGTCGCGCCGGTACGTGCACTACGAAGGCGAGCGGTCGTGAAGCGCGTCGCGGCGTGGGCCGCGCTGGTGGTCGTGGCGGTGGCGTTCGCCTACCCGTTCTGGTGGCTGGTCAGCGCGTCGTTGAAGGACCGGGCGCACGTGTTCGACAACGCGCTGCTGCCCCGGCCGTTCTCGCCGGGCAACTACGTCGAGGTGTGGCAGGCGGTGCCGCTGCTGACGTGGATCGGCAACAGCGTCGCGGTCGGCCTGGCGGCGGCCGGTGCGGCCACGGCGGCGAGCGCGCTGGTGGCGTTCGGGTTCGCGATGTTCCGCTTCCCCGGTCGCGGGGTGCTGTTCGGCGTGGTGCTGGCGACGATGATGCTGCCCGCCGCGGTGACCATGGTGCCGGTCTACCTGGAGTGGCACGCGCTGGGGCTGGCCACCACGCAGGTCCCGCTGTGGGCGCAGAACCTGTTCGGCTCGGCGTTCTACATCTTCCTGCTGCGCCAGTTCTTCCTCGGCCTGCCGCGCGAGGTGTTCGACGCGGCGAAGGTCGACGGCGCGAGCTCGTGGCGGCTGTTCACCTCGATGGCGCTGCCGCTGGCGCGGCCCGGTCTGATCGTGGTGTTCGTGTTCGAGCTGAAGGCCGCGTGGACCGACCTGATCAAGCCGCTGATCTACCTGCGCGAGCCCGAGCTGTACACGTTGCCGCGCGGGTTGAAGGCGGTGCTGGACCGGTTCGGCGAGGGCGGCGAGCAGCAGTGGGAGCTGGTGCTGGCCGCGAGCGCCATCGCGACCGTGCCGATGGTGCTGCTGTTCCTGGTCGCCCAGCGGCACTTCGTCCGCGGCACGGTCACCCAGCACGTCGAGTGACCAGCGGGTTCGGCGCCGGGCCGAGGACGTCGGCGGCGGTGGCCCGTGCGCCACGACCGGGCACGCACTCGCCGCGTGGTCGAACGGCGGCCCAGCGTGACCGGGTGCCCTGCGGCTGACCTCGAAAAACGAGAGCTTGATAACATCGTGTCACGGCGCCGACGTGCCGTTCGCTCGGCGAGGATGGCACCGTGACCAAGGCACAGAGAATCGCAGCGGCGTGGGCGAGCCTGCCCGCATCGGAGTTGGCCGACCAGGTCCGGCTCCTGGTGAAGGCCCGCGACGCCGCCGCGCGCGGCGTGTGGTCCGCCGTGCGCGAGGACCCCGTCATCGCCGCGCGCGTGCGCGGCGCGCTGGCGGGGTTGAAGGCCGAGTACCGCGGGCACCGCGACGAGGCGATGTGGTTGATGTGGATCGGCCAGGTCCAGCAGCAGCTGGCCGCACCGGTCCCCGCCGCCGTCCCGGTCGTGGAGACCGCGGTCGACGTCGAGCCCGAGCCGGTGCTGGAGCAGTGGGCGCCCCGCCAGGAGCCGACCACCCCGCGCCCGCCCAGCGACGCGCCCCAGGTGCTGTTCCAGGAGCCGGCCTCGTCCACGAACTGACCCCTGCGCGAACCGACCCCCGCGCGAGGACGACCGGGACGGGTCTCGCGGTCGACCGGCGGTCGCGCGATGATGCCGGTGCGCCGGACGGGCCGGCGGGAAGCGGGGTGCGGCGGTGGGGTCGACCGGCGCCCGGCGGGTGGTCAGCCGGGACCAGGTGGTGCGCGGCGCCTGCCGGTTCTTCCTGCGGCACGGCCGGGTCGACATGGAGGCGTTGGCGACGAGCCTCGCCATCAGCCGGGCCACGCTCTACCGGGTCGTGCACAGCCGGGACGGGCTGCTCGCCGACGTGCTGTGGGCGCTCGCCGACCGCCTGCTGGCCAGGGCCAGGCAGGAGCGGACGAACGGCGGCGTCGAGGGCGTCCTGGAAGTCACCCGGCGGTTCGTCGGCGACCTGCGCGCGGCCGGGCCGTTCCGGGCGTTCCTGCGCGGCGAGCCCGAGACGGCGGCCAGGGTGCTGTTCAACGCCTCCGGCGGCGTGCACCGGCGGGCGGTGTCGGCGCAGAAGGAGATCCTGCTGGAGGTCGACGGCGGGCCGTGGTCGACGGCGGCGCTGGACCAGGTGGCGTTCCTGTACGTGCGCATCGTCGAGTCCACCCTGTACGCCGAGCTGCTGACCGGCGCGCCGCTGGACCCGGACCTCGCCGAGACGGCCGCGCGGACCGTGCTGCTCCAGCACCGCTGACCCGGCTGCGACGGCG
This genomic window from Saccharothrix sp. HUAS TT1 contains:
- a CDS encoding carbohydrate ABC transporter permease gives rise to the protein MTVSAREARAGWLFLSPWVVGFLAFTAGPMLFSLWLSLTHYDMLKPPTVVGLENYREALSDERVGTALYNTVFYTALHVPSQIVLALGLASLLRRAGRAGGFFRTLLYLPVMTPPVALAAMFLLLLNGQNGAVNEFLGWFGFQGPNWTTDPVWIKPGLVVMSLWTVGSTAVLYLAALTRVPLERYEAAQLDGASPWRQFWHVTLPGISGTVYFTVVVNTIASLQVFTEAYAMFFGARAKASAEGDAALFYVIHLFQEAFGSLRMGYASALAWLLFAVIAVITVVQVRLSRRYVHYEGERS
- a CDS encoding carbohydrate ABC transporter permease, which codes for MKRVAAWAALVVVAVAFAYPFWWLVSASLKDRAHVFDNALLPRPFSPGNYVEVWQAVPLLTWIGNSVAVGLAAAGAATAASALVAFGFAMFRFPGRGVLFGVVLATMMLPAAVTMVPVYLEWHALGLATTQVPLWAQNLFGSAFYIFLLRQFFLGLPREVFDAAKVDGASSWRLFTSMALPLARPGLIVVFVFELKAAWTDLIKPLIYLREPELYTLPRGLKAVLDRFGEGGEQQWELVLAASAIATVPMVLLFLVAQRHFVRGTVTQHVE
- a CDS encoding QsdR family transcriptional regulator, whose translation is MGSTGARRVVSRDQVVRGACRFFLRHGRVDMEALATSLAISRATLYRVVHSRDGLLADVLWALADRLLARARQERTNGGVEGVLEVTRRFVGDLRAAGPFRAFLRGEPETAARVLFNASGGVHRRAVSAQKEILLEVDGGPWSTAALDQVAFLYVRIVESTLYAELLTGAPLDPDLAETAARTVLLQHR